Proteins from one Leptonema illini DSM 21528 genomic window:
- a CDS encoding ATP-binding protein, with translation MFLIVSSPLLAEVGYPVDLNSLPVYIRAGFSLEDGSIPSPDEEIGDDFLRLPAARNRPVIVPDLKLPGMPEREFPELRSLPPVDFTLLWRFTLTDEDLTHMHNPVLLFAQIGEGWKIFINGRLLQKSMDSHPVNRRLLRVAVNPRFLVSGTNQIVIHLKGDPLSRETGLYYGSPYRIEEAAAAEADVDQTLYIVLITIYSSIGLFHILFIFGDPKRRFNLHFGVFALTLATYLFTRSTLPYQFTDNANLIFRIEMASLALGLPAFINFSISLLPFRNRAFQLLGALVVLHGFTISGLSIVLPVNPLYDLLVVWQFTSPPLLIVMEAFLLAFFFHDLRRLFKLRGLPVGLYQALTARIPGNLVLGTTVVMVTSVYDIYAALVLHTSPGLSAYGLLFFLTGSAVRIAYDLLQLLKTNQRLNRSMRQSFMNLKRLHHTLTRSEEKYRRLIEETNDIVLTLDAKGIVTAGNSSLYRELGIRPSDLIGRPFSDLLKKETAEDGPFSQSFTVDRVQDFFAHGDTLNIRVPLFAEQKRGHVFFDIKFEKIRSEDETDIIVKASTVEEDPALKYLVRESVSFEMNNDLFAIEDMVRRLIVDLPRFLDEYEISMIRIGLREIIVNAIEHGNLGITYIEKTDLLNSGNYQEEIRRRLMTETNDRRRVRIRLTLTPTQIRYRISDEGMGFDHNRFGFHMDPEQVEASLHGRGIFITRNAFSRVLYNESGNSVLLIRDFPDRAEPA, from the coding sequence TTGTTTCTGATCGTCAGCTCTCCTCTTCTGGCAGAGGTCGGCTATCCGGTCGATCTCAACTCACTGCCCGTTTATATTCGCGCCGGATTCTCTCTTGAAGATGGGAGCATCCCTTCGCCGGACGAAGAGATCGGCGATGACTTCCTGCGACTTCCGGCGGCGAGAAATCGTCCGGTTATCGTTCCCGATCTGAAGCTGCCCGGCATGCCCGAGCGTGAATTCCCCGAACTGCGTTCCCTGCCACCGGTAGATTTCACGCTGCTCTGGCGTTTCACCCTGACCGACGAAGATCTGACGCATATGCATAACCCTGTTCTGCTTTTCGCGCAGATCGGTGAAGGGTGGAAGATCTTTATCAACGGAAGACTTCTACAGAAGAGTATGGACTCTCATCCGGTGAACCGCCGACTTCTTCGCGTCGCAGTTAATCCGCGCTTCCTTGTGAGCGGAACGAATCAGATCGTCATCCATTTGAAGGGAGATCCGCTTTCGCGTGAGACCGGCCTCTACTACGGCTCTCCTTACCGCATCGAAGAGGCGGCCGCCGCCGAGGCCGACGTCGATCAGACGCTGTATATCGTTCTGATCACGATTTACTCGTCTATCGGTCTCTTTCATATTCTTTTTATCTTCGGCGACCCGAAACGACGCTTCAATCTGCACTTCGGAGTTTTTGCTCTCACTCTGGCGACCTACTTATTTACAAGATCGACTCTGCCCTATCAGTTTACGGATAACGCAAATCTCATCTTTCGTATTGAGATGGCGTCGCTGGCTCTCGGATTGCCGGCCTTCATCAACTTCAGCATCAGCCTGCTTCCTTTTCGCAATCGCGCCTTTCAGCTGCTCGGTGCGCTCGTCGTATTGCATGGCTTCACGATCAGCGGTCTGTCGATCGTTCTGCCTGTGAATCCGCTCTATGATCTGCTTGTGGTATGGCAGTTCACAAGCCCGCCGCTTCTCATCGTCATGGAGGCCTTCCTTCTCGCCTTCTTCTTTCATGATCTGCGCCGTCTTTTCAAATTGAGAGGACTTCCTGTCGGATTGTACCAGGCGCTGACAGCGAGGATTCCGGGGAATCTCGTTCTCGGAACCACCGTCGTCATGGTCACAAGCGTGTATGATATCTATGCGGCTCTTGTTTTGCATACGAGCCCGGGGCTGTCGGCCTACGGACTTCTCTTCTTCCTGACTGGATCGGCCGTGCGTATCGCTTACGATCTGCTGCAACTTCTAAAGACGAATCAGAGATTGAACCGATCGATGCGCCAGAGCTTCATGAACCTGAAACGTCTTCATCACACGCTGACCCGATCCGAAGAGAAATACAGGCGTCTCATCGAAGAAACGAACGACATCGTACTGACTCTCGACGCGAAGGGAATCGTAACGGCAGGGAACAGCTCTCTTTACAGAGAACTCGGCATTCGCCCCTCTGATCTGATCGGACGTCCATTCAGCGACCTTTTGAAGAAGGAGACTGCAGAAGACGGGCCCTTCAGTCAGAGCTTTACCGTCGATCGTGTTCAGGACTTTTTTGCTCACGGAGACACCCTGAATATTCGTGTTCCGCTTTTCGCAGAGCAGAAGCGAGGTCATGTTTTCTTCGACATCAAATTCGAGAAGATTCGCTCCGAAGACGAAACCGACATTATCGTGAAGGCGTCGACGGTTGAAGAAGATCCGGCGCTGAAATATCTCGTTCGAGAGAGCGTCAGCTTCGAGATGAATAACGACCTTTTCGCCATCGAAGACATGGTGCGACGTCTTATCGTCGACCTGCCGCGTTTTCTCGACGAATACGAGATCAGCATGATTCGCATCGGTCTTCGCGAGATCATCGTCAACGCCATCGAACACGGCAACCTCGGCATCACATACATCGAAAAAACCGATCTCTTGAATTCCGGCAATTATCAGGAAGAGATACGCCGTCGCCTCATGACAGAAACGAATGATCGAAGAAGAGTACGCATCAGACTGACGCTGACGCCGACGCAGATCCGATATCGCATCAGCGACGAGGGTATGGGTTTCGACCATAACAGATTCGGCTTTCATATGGACCCCGAGCAGGTCGAGGCGTCGCTGCATGGCCGCGGGATCTTTATTACGCGAAACGCCTTTTCGCGAGTGCTTTACAACGAATCGGGGAATTCCGTGCTTTTGATCCGCGATTTTCCCGACAGAGCGGAGCCTGCCTGA
- a CDS encoding alpha/beta fold hydrolase, protein MQELILKSEPQFFEGMAWYRPAPGNGPPLLCLSGYQDTAKTFLFLDEVLGRFDPILLDWRGQGASMRRERMYTIQEAFADLIRFISIQLPQVTEGPVHILAHSMGAALAARFAGTLPERVRSLVLVEGFSGIITADAEADRLRSWAEHLTEDVDRDGRTMNDIADVERVLSRIHRGVRKDRIAVLARLLARPQAPAEPDRNFVWVHDPFLKNGTVPLSFAPEISRALWRRIAVPVLLFLGKKSHLHPGPARLPEILSHFKTLELCEVDGAGHNLHHDQPEALIPEMLAFYRKHGFL, encoded by the coding sequence ATGCAAGAACTCATTCTGAAAAGCGAACCGCAGTTTTTCGAGGGAATGGCCTGGTACAGACCTGCGCCGGGCAACGGTCCTCCGCTTCTCTGTCTGTCTGGCTATCAGGATACTGCAAAGACCTTTCTTTTTCTCGATGAAGTGCTTGGCCGATTTGATCCGATCCTGCTCGACTGGCGCGGCCAGGGTGCATCCATGCGCCGCGAAAGGATGTATACGATACAGGAGGCCTTTGCCGACCTTATACGCTTCATTAGCATACAGCTACCTCAGGTAACGGAGGGGCCCGTGCATATCCTGGCGCATAGCATGGGAGCGGCTCTCGCCGCGCGCTTTGCCGGCACGCTGCCAGAAAGGGTGCGCTCTCTTGTTCTCGTCGAAGGCTTTTCGGGCATCATCACAGCCGATGCTGAGGCGGATCGACTGCGATCCTGGGCCGAGCATCTGACCGAAGACGTCGATCGTGACGGAAGGACTATGAACGATATCGCCGACGTCGAACGGGTCCTTTCGCGCATCCATCGCGGAGTGCGTAAAGACCGCATTGCCGTGCTTGCCCGCCTGCTTGCCCGTCCGCAAGCCCCCGCAGAACCCGATCGTAACTTTGTATGGGTTCATGATCCCTTCTTGAAAAACGGCACCGTCCCTCTCTCGTTTGCTCCTGAGATCAGCAGAGCCCTGTGGCGACGCATTGCTGTTCCCGTGCTGCTCTTTCTTGGCAAGAAAAGCCATCTGCATCCGGGACCGGCTCGCCTTCCTGAAATCCTGTCACATTTCAAAACTCTGGAGCTATGTGAGGTGGACGGTGCCGGGCATAACCTGCATCATGATCAACCCGAGGCGCTCATTCCCGAGATGCTCGCTTTTTATCGAAAACATGGTTTTCTCTGA
- a CDS encoding DUF5715 family protein: MTRIQTIIILSIALIAIPLAGYGGYRYVSQQRKIEAAAIEAYFDQARAFERRIIDGFPIYQDWATPDRERQLRTHLLEDHLAVVRSMNLTAIEDRIELDARLKAGTLTALEQNRETPYFFYNVKKEHRALLPMASEGLHLIAERLNKRTGMKDVTVKMAISSVLRTVEYQDGLRDRNANASLISSHSYGISFDIFYDNFFVSLAPLPDTGDVDVNRSLETMRLRTGYWLGDALRRQLHAMLAETLIELQNEGKLYAILEKNQRCYHVTIRPQ, encoded by the coding sequence GTGACCCGTATCCAGACCATTATCATATTGAGCATCGCCCTCATCGCAATCCCGCTTGCCGGCTACGGAGGCTATCGCTACGTATCGCAGCAGCGAAAGATCGAAGCAGCGGCCATAGAGGCCTACTTCGATCAGGCCCGCGCCTTCGAACGTCGCATCATCGATGGATTCCCCATCTATCAGGACTGGGCGACGCCCGATCGAGAACGACAGCTTCGCACACATCTGCTCGAAGATCATCTGGCCGTCGTACGTTCGATGAACCTTACGGCCATCGAAGATCGCATCGAGCTGGATGCCCGACTGAAAGCGGGAACGTTAACCGCTCTTGAACAGAACAGAGAGACGCCTTACTTTTTCTATAACGTAAAGAAAGAACACCGGGCCCTTCTACCGATGGCCTCGGAGGGATTGCACCTCATCGCCGAACGTCTGAACAAACGAACGGGCATGAAGGACGTAACCGTGAAAATGGCGATCTCGTCCGTTCTGCGCACGGTGGAGTATCAGGATGGACTCCGCGACCGTAATGCGAACGCATCGCTCATCTCTTCTCATAGCTACGGCATCAGCTTCGACATCTTTTATGATAACTTCTTCGTTTCCCTTGCTCCGCTGCCCGATACGGGCGATGTCGATGTGAACCGCTCTCTCGAAACGATGCGACTGCGCACGGGCTATTGGCTCGGCGACGCTCTGCGCCGTCAGCTGCACGCAATGTTAGCCGAAACGCTGATCGAACTGCAAAACGAAGGCAAGCTGTATGCCATTCTCGAAAAGAATCAACGCTGCTATCATGTGACGATTCGACCGCAATAG
- the ispF gene encoding 2-C-methyl-D-erythritol 2,4-cyclodiphosphate synthase has product MDIRLGNGLDFHRLIQDSHRPLILGGATIESEFALEGHSDADIILHALADAILGALAGPDIGELFPDTDPALKNMDSARIIEKARSFVTDRGFSISNVDITIIGERPKIKPHKETIRRSLSRLLAIDVERIGIKATTTEKMGFAGRGEGLGCLATALLIKL; this is encoded by the coding sequence ATGGATATTCGACTCGGAAACGGACTTGACTTTCACCGCCTCATCCAGGACTCCCATCGTCCCCTAATTCTCGGCGGAGCGACCATAGAAAGTGAGTTTGCGCTTGAGGGTCATTCCGATGCCGACATAATCCTTCATGCCCTTGCCGACGCCATTCTCGGCGCCCTGGCCGGTCCCGACATCGGGGAGCTTTTCCCCGATACGGATCCCGCTTTGAAGAATATGGATTCGGCCCGCATCATCGAGAAAGCCAGGTCCTTCGTTACCGATAGAGGTTTTTCTATTTCTAACGTCGATATTACCATAATCGGCGAGCGGCCTAAGATCAAGCCCCACAAAGAAACGATCCGGCGCAGCCTCAGTCGATTACTCGCCATCGACGTAGAACGCATCGGCATCAAGGCGACGACGACGGAGAAGATGGGATTTGCCGGAAGAGGAGAAGGACTCGGATGCCTGGCCACAGCCTTACTCATAAAACTCTGA